Proteins from one Loktanella sp. M215 genomic window:
- a CDS encoding FAD binding domain-containing protein translates to MKPFDYIRAEDTGHATSAAAQGATIIAGGTNLLDLMKLEVMQPDALIDINRLELKEISEVDGGLRIGALVTNSDLAADMRVRESYPMLSQALLAGASGQLRNKATTGGNLLQRTRCYYFYDTAMPCNKREPGTGCQAMEGATRLHAILGGSDQCIATHPSDMAVAMRALDAVVEIEAGTGETRQVPLSAFYLLPGDTPHIENVLHKDDLITAVILPAAPKGQQTYRKVRDRASYAFAMVSVAARVEMDGDTVKDASLAFGGIAPQPWRDADAEAALIGQPATMDTFNAVADILLKNADPKKDNAFKVPLARRTLIATLKELCGKDVA, encoded by the coding sequence ATGAAGCCCTTTGACTACATCCGCGCCGAAGATACTGGTCACGCCACCAGCGCTGCCGCGCAGGGCGCCACGATCATTGCCGGCGGCACCAACCTGCTGGACCTGATGAAGCTGGAAGTCATGCAGCCGGACGCGCTGATCGACATCAATCGTCTTGAGCTGAAGGAAATCTCCGAAGTCGACGGCGGTCTGCGGATCGGCGCCCTCGTGACGAATTCCGATCTTGCTGCGGATATGCGGGTGCGTGAAAGCTACCCGATGCTCAGTCAGGCCCTGTTGGCGGGCGCCTCTGGCCAGTTGCGCAACAAGGCGACGACCGGCGGCAATCTGCTGCAACGCACGCGGTGCTATTACTTCTATGACACGGCGATGCCCTGCAACAAGCGCGAGCCCGGCACCGGTTGCCAAGCGATGGAGGGTGCGACGCGCCTGCACGCCATACTTGGCGGCAGTGATCAATGCATCGCGACCCACCCCAGCGACATGGCCGTCGCCATGCGCGCCTTGGACGCCGTGGTCGAGATCGAGGCGGGGACCGGAGAGACGCGCCAAGTGCCATTGTCCGCATTCTACCTTTTGCCGGGCGACACCCCGCATATCGAGAACGTGCTGCACAAGGACGATCTGATCACCGCCGTCATATTGCCAGCCGCCCCCAAGGGCCAGCAGACCTATCGCAAGGTGCGTGACCGTGCGTCCTATGCCTTTGCCATGGTGTCAGTCGCGGCGCGGGTCGAGATGGACGGCGACACCGTCAAGGACGCGTCGCTTGCGTTCGGCGGGATCGCTCCGCAGCCGTGGCGGGATGCGGACGCAGAGGCCGCGCTGATCGGTCAGCCGGCCACGATGGATACCTTCAACGCGGTTGCCGATATCCTGCTGAAGAATGCCGACCCGAAGAAGGACAATGCCTTCAAGGTGCCGCTGGCGCGGCGCACCCTGATTGCGACACTCAAGGAACTTTGCGGAAAGGACGTCGCATGA
- a CDS encoding xanthine dehydrogenase family protein molybdopterin-binding subunit has product MNAHLKMDKPDHRNRLDDMAQGLLHTGMDRPEGPLKVTGTATYAHEDHQAGMLHGVLVRATIARGTLDSVDAATVEKMPGVRKVMYGDKFLRNPAQGTANEAPVQGSKEIYYIGQPVALVVADTFEQARHGAQSLDLKMTGKTAVTDPDAEGASVETPKGKQSSMGDLDAAMKDAAFTVEETYTTPGHTSAPMEPHTAIAWWEDDKLMLRATSQMLKYNVNEIGDSVGIAPEAVHLMAPYVGGGFGSKLGISPDAVAAALASRELGVPVSVAMSRQQVMESTMRRSETVQHFRLAADKDGKLTGIGHRARVSQLPDESFAEPVTQATPFLYRGENREIGMEIVRVNSTCAGSVRAPGEAVGITALEIAMDELAVKAGIDPVELRKLNIPDKDPSDGRDFSTHMLAEALDDGAATYGWADRKTGQTDGDWMIGHGMSSAVRVNMIGESHARVTLNPDGTVLIETDMTDIGTGTYAILTQIAGEMLGVPQDRIETRLGDSNLPKSAGSGGSWGASSAGSSVFLACEKLRQEIAKKLGCDEGDLTLKDGVATAANTQTPLTDLIGDSPMESTGVIEAGKTMKDVRQATFGAFFCEVGVNRVTGETRIRRMHGSFAAGRILNAKTARSQCLGGMTFGIGMALTEELIHDARDGHIVNRDLGEYHIPVNADVPQLTVTFLEERDPYANPMQAKGIGELGICGAAACILNAIHDATGVRVRDLPATMDKILPGLPDL; this is encoded by the coding sequence ATGAACGCCCACCTGAAAATGGACAAGCCGGACCATCGCAACCGGCTGGACGACATGGCGCAGGGCCTGTTGCACACCGGCATGGACCGTCCCGAGGGGCCGTTGAAGGTCACCGGCACGGCGACCTACGCCCACGAGGATCATCAGGCCGGCATGCTGCACGGTGTGTTGGTCCGTGCCACGATCGCACGCGGTACGCTGGACAGCGTCGATGCGGCCACGGTCGAAAAGATGCCGGGCGTGCGCAAGGTGATGTATGGCGACAAGTTCCTGCGTAATCCGGCGCAGGGCACGGCGAACGAGGCCCCGGTTCAGGGCAGCAAGGAAATTTACTACATCGGCCAGCCGGTTGCCCTGGTCGTGGCCGACACGTTCGAACAGGCGCGCCACGGCGCCCAGTCGCTGGACCTGAAGATGACGGGCAAGACGGCTGTGACCGATCCTGACGCGGAGGGTGCCTCTGTCGAGACACCCAAAGGCAAGCAGTCCAGCATGGGCGATCTTGATGCCGCAATGAAGGACGCGGCGTTCACGGTCGAGGAAACCTACACGACGCCCGGCCACACCTCGGCCCCGATGGAGCCGCATACGGCGATTGCGTGGTGGGAAGACGACAAGCTGATGCTGCGCGCGACGTCGCAGATGCTGAAGTACAACGTAAATGAAATCGGGGATTCCGTCGGCATCGCGCCAGAAGCGGTGCATCTGATGGCGCCCTACGTCGGCGGCGGCTTCGGGTCCAAGCTGGGCATCTCTCCCGATGCGGTCGCGGCCGCGCTGGCGTCGCGCGAACTGGGTGTGCCGGTGTCTGTCGCGATGTCGCGCCAACAGGTCATGGAATCGACCATGCGTCGGTCCGAAACCGTCCAGCACTTTCGTCTGGCCGCTGACAAGGACGGCAAGTTGACCGGCATCGGCCATCGCGCGCGTGTGTCGCAACTGCCTGACGAAAGCTTTGCCGAGCCGGTCACGCAGGCGACCCCGTTCCTTTACCGTGGTGAGAACCGCGAGATCGGGATGGAGATCGTCCGCGTCAATTCCACCTGCGCCGGATCCGTCCGCGCACCGGGCGAGGCGGTGGGCATCACGGCGCTTGAAATCGCGATGGACGAACTGGCCGTGAAGGCGGGTATCGACCCCGTTGAATTGCGCAAGCTGAACATTCCCGACAAGGATCCCAGCGACGGGCGCGATTTTTCGACCCACATGCTGGCAGAGGCGCTGGATGACGGGGCTGCGACCTATGGCTGGGCCGATCGCAAGACCGGTCAGACGGACGGCGACTGGATGATCGGCCATGGCATGTCGTCCGCCGTGCGGGTCAACATGATCGGCGAAAGCCATGCGCGCGTGACGCTGAACCCCGATGGCACCGTCCTGATCGAAACCGACATGACCGATATCGGCACCGGGACCTATGCGATCTTGACCCAGATCGCCGGCGAAATGCTGGGTGTTCCGCAGGACCGGATCGAGACGCGTCTGGGCGACAGCAACCTGCCGAAATCCGCTGGGTCCGGCGGGTCATGGGGGGCATCTTCGGCCGGGTCGTCGGTGTTCCTCGCCTGCGAGAAGCTGCGCCAGGAAATCGCCAAGAAGCTCGGCTGTGACGAAGGCGACCTGACGCTGAAGGATGGTGTGGCAACGGCTGCGAACACGCAGACTCCGCTGACCGACCTGATCGGCGACAGCCCGATGGAATCGACCGGTGTCATCGAGGCTGGCAAGACGATGAAGGACGTCCGGCAGGCGACCTTCGGTGCGTTCTTCTGCGAGGTCGGCGTGAACCGGGTGACCGGGGAAACGCGGATTCGCCGGATGCACGGCAGCTTTGCCGCCGGGCGTATCCTGAACGCCAAAACCGCGCGGTCGCAGTGCCTTGGCGGCATGACCTTCGGAATTGGCATGGCTCTGACGGAAGAGCTTATTCACGATGCCCGCGACGGTCACATCGTCAACCGCGATCTGGGCGAATACCACATCCCGGTCAATGCCGACGTACCGCAGCTGACCGTGACCTTTCTGGAAGAGCGTGACCCCTATGCCAACCCCATGCAGGCAAAGGGTATCGGAGAGTTGGGCATCTGCGGCGCCGCAGCCTGCATCCTGAACGCCATCCATGATGCGACCGGTGTGCGGGTGCGTGATCTGCCGGCCACGATGGACAAGATCCTGCCTGGCCTGCCCGACCTGTGA
- a CDS encoding ASCH domain-containing protein — protein sequence MTAKDDDYDAIVDLNDLYPGAGTFKFGNTKAECQAQIELVRKGLKSANCAPYRDIKDDPDAMPVVGRCDIAANWGGSPALVVRTTRVEHVKFCDVTEAMAEAESSTYTLQGWLTSKEAYFKRNGGWSDDMPLVFEFFELVEDLDGRSL from the coding sequence ATGACAGCCAAAGACGACGACTACGACGCCATCGTGGACCTGAACGACCTCTACCCCGGGGCCGGGACGTTCAAATTCGGCAACACCAAGGCCGAGTGTCAGGCGCAGATCGAACTGGTCCGCAAAGGTCTGAAATCGGCGAATTGTGCGCCCTACCGCGACATAAAGGACGACCCAGACGCCATGCCCGTCGTGGGTCGCTGCGATATCGCGGCGAATTGGGGTGGGTCGCCCGCTCTTGTGGTCCGCACGACCCGCGTCGAACACGTCAAATTCTGCGACGTGACCGAGGCCATGGCCGAGGCCGAAAGCAGCACCTATACGCTGCAAGGCTGGCTGACCTCGAAGGAGGCCTATTTCAAGCGCAACGGCGGCTGGTCCGACGACATGCCGCTGGTCTTCGAATTCTTCGAACTGGTCGAGGATCTGGACGGGCGCAGCCTGTAA
- the rpmI gene encoding 50S ribosomal protein L35 gives MPKMKTKSSCKKRFSMTASGKVKAGQAGKRHGMIKRTTKFIRDARGTTLLSAPDAKIIKSMMPYAR, from the coding sequence ATGCCGAAGATGAAGACGAAATCGAGCTGCAAAAAGCGGTTCAGCATGACAGCCAGTGGCAAGGTCAAGGCAGGTCAGGCCGGCAAGCGCCACGGCATGATCAAGCGCACTACCAAATTCATTCGTGACGCACGCGGCACGACCCTTTTGTCAGCTCCTGATGCGAAGATCATCAAGAGCATGATGCCCTACGCACGATAA
- the pyk gene encoding pyruvate kinase — protein MKRNRHVKIVATLGPASNTYEMIRKLHEAGADVFRLNMSHGSHEEIRVRHAMIRQVEEDLGSPICILADLQGPKLRVGVFKNGEEDLVVGASFRLDLKDEEGDATRVKLPHKEIFDALEPGAHLLVNDGKIKLRVKECGADFADCEVIVGGVISNRKGVNVPDVVLPLAALSDKDRKDLEFVCELGVDWLALSFVQRAADVTEARELAKGRAAILSKIEKPNAVKVFDEILAVSDGIMVARGDLGVELPVQNVPPIQKQLVRKCRAAAKPVIVATQMLESMIESPMPTRAEVSDVATAIYEGADAIMLSAESAAGSFPIEAVQTMDNVAKEVEADPTYTEIIESSRRAARTTVADGIVAAAREIAETADIKAIVCFSQRGTTALLVARERPRVPILALTNEMRTARRLCLTWGTNCVMTGAVDRFKDAVIAAVRAAKAEGMATEDDMIVVTAGVPFNTPGSTNILRVAPCAERLIYASDSE, from the coding sequence ATGAAACGCAATCGCCACGTCAAGATCGTCGCCACCCTCGGCCCGGCTTCGAATACATACGAGATGATCCGGAAGCTGCACGAGGCCGGCGCCGATGTGTTTCGCCTGAACATGTCCCACGGCAGCCACGAAGAGATTCGTGTGCGCCACGCGATGATCCGCCAGGTCGAGGAAGACCTGGGCAGCCCGATCTGCATTCTGGCTGACCTGCAGGGACCGAAGCTGCGCGTCGGTGTGTTCAAGAATGGCGAGGAAGATCTGGTTGTCGGTGCGTCCTTCCGCCTCGACCTGAAGGACGAAGAGGGTGATGCGACCCGCGTGAAGCTGCCGCACAAGGAAATCTTCGACGCGCTGGAGCCGGGCGCCCACCTGCTGGTGAACGACGGCAAGATCAAGCTGCGCGTCAAGGAGTGTGGCGCTGATTTCGCCGATTGCGAGGTTATCGTCGGCGGCGTGATTTCCAACCGCAAGGGCGTGAACGTGCCGGACGTGGTGCTGCCGCTGGCGGCCCTGTCGGACAAGGACCGCAAGGATCTGGAATTCGTGTGCGAGCTGGGTGTGGACTGGCTTGCGCTGTCGTTCGTCCAGCGCGCCGCTGACGTCACCGAGGCGCGCGAGCTGGCCAAGGGCCGGGCCGCCATCCTGTCCAAGATCGAGAAGCCGAACGCGGTAAAGGTCTTTGACGAAATCCTCGCGGTTAGCGACGGCATCATGGTGGCGCGCGGCGATCTGGGCGTCGAATTGCCGGTGCAGAACGTGCCGCCGATTCAAAAGCAACTGGTCCGCAAGTGCCGCGCCGCCGCAAAGCCGGTGATCGTGGCGACCCAGATGCTGGAATCGATGATCGAATCGCCGATGCCGACCCGTGCCGAAGTGTCGGACGTGGCGACCGCCATCTATGAAGGCGCCGATGCGATCATGCTGTCCGCCGAATCCGCCGCCGGGTCTTTCCCGATCGAGGCGGTGCAGACCATGGACAACGTGGCAAAAGAGGTCGAAGCCGACCCGACCTATACCGAGATCATCGAGAGCAGCCGCCGCGCCGCCCGCACCACGGTTGCCGACGGCATCGTCGCGGCCGCCCGCGAGATTGCCGAGACGGCGGACATCAAGGCCATCGTCTGCTTTTCGCAACGGGGCACGACGGCATTGCTGGTGGCACGCGAACGGCCCCGCGTGCCGATCCTGGCGCTGACAAACGAAATGCGGACCGCGCGCCGGTTGTGCCTGACCTGGGGCACGAACTGCGTGATGACGGGCGCGGTAGACCGGTTCAAGGATGCGGTGATCGCCGCGGTGCGCGCCGCAAAGGCAGAAGGCATGGCCACAGAAGACGACATGATCGTGGTGACCGCCGGCGTGCCCTTCAATACCCCCGGCTCAACCAACATTCTGCGTGTAGCGCCTTGCGCAGAAAGGTTGATTTACGCCTCTGATTCTGAATAA
- the pheS gene encoding phenylalanine--tRNA ligase subunit alpha, protein MDDLKQKYLGLIAGASDEAAIEDLRVQALGKKGEISLQMRELGKMTPEERQTAGPALNALKDEINSALVAKKTALGDAALDARLRDEWLDVTLPARGRPAGTIHPISQVTEEVTAIFADMGFAVAEGPQVESDWYNFDALNIPGHHPARAEMDTFYMKRAAGDDRPPAVLRTHTSPVQIRSMEASGAPIRIICPGRVYRADYDQTHTPMFHQIEGLAIDKNISMANLKWVLEEFVKSYFEVDNVDIRFRASHFPFTEPSAEVDIRCSWEGGTLKVGEGDDWLEILGSGMVHPKVLQAAKVDPTEWQGFAFGMGIDRIAMLKYGIPDLRAFFDSDLRWLRHYGFRALDVPTLRGGLSR, encoded by the coding sequence ATGGATGATCTCAAGCAGAAATACCTGGGCCTGATCGCGGGCGCCTCTGACGAGGCCGCGATCGAGGATCTACGCGTGCAGGCCCTCGGCAAGAAGGGCGAGATTTCCCTTCAGATGCGCGAGTTGGGCAAGATGACGCCCGAGGAACGGCAGACGGCCGGCCCCGCACTCAATGCCTTGAAGGACGAGATCAACTCGGCCCTTGTCGCCAAGAAGACCGCCCTTGGCGATGCCGCACTGGACGCGCGCCTGCGCGACGAATGGCTGGACGTCACGCTGCCCGCACGCGGCCGCCCGGCGGGCACGATCCATCCGATCAGCCAGGTCACAGAGGAGGTCACCGCGATCTTTGCCGACATGGGCTTTGCCGTGGCCGAAGGGCCGCAGGTGGAAAGCGACTGGTACAACTTTGACGCGCTGAACATCCCCGGCCACCACCCGGCCCGGGCCGAGATGGACACCTTCTATATGAAGCGGGCGGCAGGCGATGACCGCCCCCCCGCCGTATTGCGCACACACACGTCCCCCGTGCAGATCCGCAGCATGGAAGCGTCCGGCGCGCCGATCCGCATCATCTGCCCCGGCCGTGTCTACCGCGCCGACTACGACCAGACCCATACGCCGATGTTCCACCAGATCGAGGGTCTGGCGATCGACAAAAACATCAGCATGGCGAACCTGAAGTGGGTGCTGGAGGAGTTCGTCAAAAGCTATTTCGAAGTCGATAACGTCGACATCCGGTTCCGTGCGTCACACTTCCCCTTCACCGAACCTTCGGCAGAGGTGGATATCCGCTGTTCATGGGAAGGCGGCACGTTGAAGGTCGGCGAAGGTGACGACTGGTTGGAGATTCTGGGCAGCGGCATGGTGCATCCCAAGGTTTTGCAAGCCGCGAAGGTCGATCCGACCGAGTGGCAAGGCTTCGCCTTCGGCATGGGCATCGACCGCATCGCGATGCTGAAATACGGCATCCCCGACCTGCGCGCCTTCTTCGATAGCGACCTACGCTGGCTGCGGCATTACGGCTTTCGTGCGCTGGATGTGCCAACGTTGCGGGGTGGGTTGAGCAGGTGA
- a CDS encoding DUF1244 domain-containing protein, with the protein MDDQTRIELEAAAFRRLQQHLLADRPDVQNIDLMNMAGFCRNCLSRWYQEAANARGIEMSKDEGREAFYGMPFADWQALHQTEATPEAKAAFKESH; encoded by the coding sequence ATGGATGACCAAACCCGGATCGAACTTGAGGCCGCCGCCTTTCGCCGCCTGCAGCAGCACCTGCTGGCCGACCGTCCCGATGTGCAGAACATCGACCTGATGAACATGGCCGGTTTCTGCCGCAACTGCCTGTCCCGCTGGTATCAAGAGGCCGCAAACGCGCGTGGCATCGAGATGTCGAAGGATGAAGGCCGCGAGGCCTTCTATGGCATGCCCTTTGCCGACTGGCAGGCGCTGCATCAGACCGAGGCGACGCCCGAGGCCAAGGCCGCCTTCAAGGAAAGTCACTAA
- a CDS encoding Fpg/Nei family DNA glycosylase, giving the protein MPELPEADAARRRIADTCLHRTIAGFTLGEVTHVDLPSEAERARLIGTQFSQTRRHGKYIFAGSKDGPWMHIHLGMSGSLRVYDDGDTPPDYARLTVVFEGDRRLTFRDPRKFGHVKIVEDVDDFIAAKGLGPDAMQIGDNAFAQVIGGTRGAVKSALLDQGKLAGVGNLWSDEALYRTGIMPDTKASDLGSDRIAHLHRAVQDIMGHVMEKNADYSQLPRDWLIHNREAGAGCPRCGGTITKKTVGGRTAYHCPDHQTA; this is encoded by the coding sequence GTGCCTGAACTGCCCGAAGCGGACGCCGCCCGGCGGCGCATCGCGGACACCTGCCTGCACCGCACGATCGCGGGCTTCACGCTGGGCGAGGTCACCCATGTCGATCTTCCGTCAGAGGCAGAGCGGGCGCGGCTGATCGGCACGCAGTTCAGCCAGACCCGGCGGCACGGCAAATACATCTTTGCCGGATCGAAGGATGGCCCGTGGATGCATATCCATCTTGGCATGTCGGGCTCCTTGCGCGTCTACGACGACGGCGACACGCCGCCGGACTACGCCCGGCTAACGGTGGTGTTCGAGGGCGACCGGCGGCTGACCTTTCGCGATCCGCGTAAGTTCGGGCACGTGAAGATTGTCGAGGACGTCGATGACTTCATCGCCGCAAAGGGCCTTGGCCCCGATGCCATGCAGATCGGCGACAATGCCTTTGCCCAAGTGATCGGGGGCACACGTGGGGCCGTGAAGTCCGCACTGCTGGATCAGGGCAAGCTGGCGGGCGTCGGCAACCTGTGGTCGGACGAGGCACTGTATCGCACCGGGATCATGCCCGACACAAAGGCGTCCGACCTCGGGTCGGATCGCATCGCCCATCTGCACCGTGCGGTGCAGGACATCATGGGTCACGTCATGGAAAAGAATGCCGATTACAGCCAGTTGCCGCGCGACTGGCTGATCCACAACCGCGAGGCGGGCGCCGGTTGCCCCCGCTGCGGTGGAACCATCACCAAGAAAACCGTGGGTGGGCGCACTGCGTATCACTGCCCCGATCATCAGACAGCCTGA
- the rplT gene encoding 50S ribosomal protein L20, which produces MRVKGGTVTHRRHKKVLDAAKGYFDRRSKTFKVAKQAVDKANQYATRDRHVRKRNFRSLWIQRINAGVRSVDEAMTYSRFINGLSLAGIEVDRKVLADLAVHEPDAFAAIVNKAKDALAA; this is translated from the coding sequence ATGCGCGTTAAAGGTGGAACCGTCACGCACCGTCGGCACAAGAAAGTTCTCGACGCTGCCAAGGGTTATTTCGACCGTCGCTCCAAGACCTTCAAGGTCGCCAAGCAGGCCGTCGACAAGGCAAACCAGTATGCAACCCGCGACCGGCACGTCCGCAAGCGGAACTTCCGCAGCCTGTGGATCCAGCGGATCAACGCCGGTGTGCGTTCCGTGGACGAGGCGATGACCTATTCCCGCTTCATCAACGGCCTGTCGCTGGCCGGCATCGAAGTGGACCGCAAGGTTCTGGCCGATCTGGCCGTGCACGAACCCGACGCTTTTGCGGCGATCGTGAACAAGGCCAAGGACGCCCTGGCCGCCTGA
- the preA gene encoding NAD-dependent dihydropyrimidine dehydrogenase subunit PreA produces MADLTTDFLGIRSPNPFWLASAPPTDKEYNVRRAFEAGWGGVVWKTLGSEGPPVVNVNGPRYGAIYGADRRMLGLNNIELITDRPLEVNLEEMARVKADYPDRALIASIMVPCEEQAWRDILPRVQETNADGIELNFGCPHGMAERGMGSAVGQVPEYIEMVVRWCKTYYDRPVIVKLTPNITDIRKPAQAARNGGADAVSLINTINSITSVNLDAMSPEPMIDGKGTHGGYCGPAVKPIAMNMVAEIARDPATRGMPISGIGGVTTWRDAAEFMALGCGNVQVCTAVMTYGFKIVAEMKSGLSQWMDEKGYASTADFVGKAVPNVTDWQYLNLNYVAKAKIDQDKCISCGRCYAACEDTSHQAIAMSADRTFTVIDAECVACNLCVDVCPVADCISMEQVPAGQTDPRTGKVVADGYANWTTHPNNPGAVAAE; encoded by the coding sequence ATGGCCGACCTGACCACCGACTTTCTGGGCATTCGCAGCCCGAATCCCTTCTGGCTCGCCTCTGCCCCGCCAACGGACAAGGAATACAACGTGCGCCGCGCCTTCGAGGCGGGATGGGGCGGCGTGGTGTGGAAGACGCTTGGGTCCGAAGGGCCGCCCGTCGTGAACGTCAACGGCCCGCGCTATGGTGCGATCTACGGCGCTGACCGGCGGATGCTGGGTCTGAACAATATCGAACTGATCACCGACCGCCCGTTGGAGGTGAACCTGGAGGAGATGGCGCGCGTCAAGGCCGACTACCCCGACCGCGCCCTGATCGCGTCGATCATGGTGCCCTGCGAGGAGCAGGCTTGGCGTGACATCCTGCCCCGTGTGCAGGAGACGAACGCCGACGGGATCGAGCTGAACTTCGGTTGCCCGCACGGCATGGCCGAGCGCGGCATGGGGTCTGCCGTGGGACAGGTGCCCGAATACATCGAAATGGTCGTGCGCTGGTGCAAGACATACTATGACCGCCCGGTCATCGTGAAGCTGACGCCGAACATCACCGACATCCGCAAGCCCGCGCAGGCGGCGCGAAATGGCGGGGCCGATGCGGTCAGCCTGATCAACACGATCAACTCCATCACCTCCGTCAATCTGGACGCGATGTCGCCGGAACCTATGATCGACGGCAAGGGCACGCACGGCGGCTATTGCGGCCCGGCGGTGAAGCCCATCGCGATGAACATGGTGGCCGAGATCGCCCGCGATCCGGCGACGCGCGGGATGCCGATTTCGGGCATCGGCGGTGTCACGACATGGCGCGACGCGGCAGAGTTCATGGCCTTGGGCTGTGGCAACGTGCAGGTCTGCACCGCCGTGATGACCTACGGGTTCAAGATCGTGGCCGAGATGAAATCGGGCCTGTCCCAGTGGATGGACGAAAAGGGTTACGCCTCGACCGCCGACTTCGTGGGCAAGGCGGTGCCGAACGTGACGGATTGGCAGTATCTGAACCTGAACTACGTCGCCAAGGCCAAGATCGATCAGGACAAGTGCATCTCTTGCGGGCGCTGCTATGCGGCTTGCGAGGATACGTCCCATCAGGCGATTGCCATGTCCGCTGACCGGACATTCACGGTGATCGACGCGGAATGCGTGGCCTGCAACCTTTGTGTCGATGTCTGCCCGGTGGCGGACTGCATTTCGATGGAGCAGGTGCCAGCAGGTCAGACGGACCCCCGCACCGGCAAGGTTGTCGCGGACGGCTATGCCAACTGGACGACGCACCCCAACAATCCCGGTGCCGTCGCCGCCGAATGA
- a CDS encoding N-formylglutamate amidohydrolase — translation MTDNAYEISGADRPGRWLITCDHATNIVPDWVNGGDLGLPAAEMQRHIAYDIGALGVAQGLGAALDAPVAASRFSRLVIDPNRGEQDPTLLMKLYDGTVIPANARADDADLTRRLQLLHRPYHRAIAALADQRADPVICAIHSFTPQLKGRPPRPWEIGILYAADDRLAGPFIAACRAQGWTTGDNQPYTGHLPGDSIDRHALQHGRPNLLIEVRHDLIATPAGQAAWATRLAPILQRVLADSGL, via the coding sequence ATGACCGACAATGCCTATGAAATCAGCGGCGCAGACCGCCCCGGCCGGTGGCTGATCACCTGCGATCACGCCACCAACATCGTGCCCGACTGGGTCAACGGCGGCGACCTCGGCTTGCCTGCGGCAGAGATGCAGCGCCATATCGCCTATGATATCGGCGCCTTGGGTGTGGCGCAGGGGCTGGGGGCCGCGTTGGATGCGCCGGTTGCCGCATCGCGGTTTTCGCGCCTCGTGATCGACCCGAACCGCGGCGAACAGGATCCGACCCTTCTGATGAAGCTTTATGACGGGACGGTCATTCCGGCCAACGCCCGCGCCGATGACGCCGACCTGACTCGCCGTCTGCAACTGCTGCATCGTCCCTATCACCGCGCCATCGCCGCGCTGGCGGACCAGCGTGCGGACCCTGTGATCTGCGCCATCCACAGTTTCACCCCGCAACTGAAAGGCCGCCCGCCCCGCCCGTGGGAGATTGGCATCCTTTATGCTGCCGACGACAGACTGGCGGGGCCATTCATCGCCGCCTGCCGTGCGCAGGGCTGGACGACGGGCGACAATCAGCCCTACACCGGGCACCTGCCGGGCGACAGCATCGACCGGCACGCCCTGCAACATGGCCGCCCCAATCTTCTGATCGAGGTGCGCCACGATCTGATCGCAACCCCCGCCGGTCAGGCCGCGTGGGCCACACGTCTGGCCCCGATCCTGCAACGGGTTCTGGCCGATAGCGGACTTTGA